From Myxococcales bacterium, a single genomic window includes:
- a CDS encoding AraC family transcriptional regulator: MDALANILDSLRVASSVVSRAVLSEPWSVHTSGAAKPIFHVVAQGRCFVQRDGDAAATALERGDTVLFPQGSGHVLSTDLARHPVPIRSIATERPGVPFLRFGGRGAETSLLCGSFRFERDAAGTLAPLLPAMVVVRGDAELADWFAHTLSLLDRELSEGEPGSAAVGARLMDVLFAQVMKKSMATVGDADGWFAAIRDPHVGRAIGLIHQRPGEEWSAESLAAEVGLSRTRFYERFTELVGEPPARYLARFRVTAAADLLQTRDLTTAALAEAVGYASEDAFVRVFKRYVGKTPSEFKKARASLI, translated from the coding sequence ATGGACGCACTGGCCAACATCCTCGACTCCCTGCGCGTTGCCAGCAGCGTCGTTTCGCGCGCGGTGCTCAGCGAGCCGTGGTCGGTCCACACGTCGGGCGCCGCGAAGCCCATCTTCCACGTCGTGGCTCAGGGGCGCTGTTTCGTGCAGCGCGATGGTGACGCTGCCGCCACCGCGCTCGAACGCGGTGACACGGTCCTCTTTCCGCAGGGCTCGGGGCACGTGCTCTCGACTGATCTCGCCCGTCACCCGGTGCCCATTCGCTCGATCGCGACGGAGCGACCCGGCGTCCCGTTCTTGCGCTTCGGTGGCCGCGGCGCGGAGACTTCGCTCTTGTGCGGGAGCTTTCGCTTCGAGCGCGACGCCGCCGGGACGCTCGCGCCGCTCCTGCCTGCGATGGTGGTCGTGCGCGGAGACGCCGAGCTAGCGGACTGGTTTGCGCATACGTTGTCGTTGCTCGACCGAGAGCTCAGCGAGGGTGAGCCGGGGAGCGCAGCGGTCGGCGCACGTCTGATGGATGTGCTTTTCGCGCAAGTAATGAAGAAGAGCATGGCGACGGTTGGCGATGCCGATGGCTGGTTCGCCGCGATCCGTGACCCGCATGTTGGTCGAGCGATCGGTCTGATCCACCAGCGCCCCGGAGAAGAGTGGAGCGCTGAGTCCCTGGCGGCAGAGGTGGGCCTCTCTCGCACGCGCTTCTACGAGCGCTTCACTGAACTCGTGGGTGAGCCCCCCGCGCGTTATCTCGCGCGCTTCCGCGTCACGGCCGCAGCCGATCTCCTGCAGACTCGCGACTTGACCACAGCAGCGCTCGCGGAGGCAGTGGGTTACGCCTCGGAGGACGCCTTCGTGCGCGTCTTCAAGCGCTACGTGGGCAAGACCCCGAGCGAGTTCAAAAAAGCACGGGCGAGCTTGATTTGA
- a CDS encoding pectinesterase — translation MGRTRSLLAILILPSFAFATSACGSSDDSGGGGKSGTGGTGGTGGTGGTSTAPPAEGPITTLPAGWNEFAPGGATTCAKGAKYKFWVRPGTVNRVVVDFRGGGACWNTLTCSVGDSIYSSTADADPWMSDETKAQGIYDHSRGDNPFKDWHHVLLAYCTGDVHWGDSKQVYSPGAPLETSIEHRGAINAQTALDWVYENVPSPDKVMVTGCSAGGYGSIFWSGFVKNHYKSASVYHFSDSAAGIITDTFFQESFPAWNAKTTFPSFIGVDPATFTSLPELYVAIGKTFPDMFYSQFNTTYDATQHSYFKAMGGGDENDWSQKMQANLATISAAGGNFRSFMAAGSQHCVLGNANFYDMEVGGTKLVSWLTDAVQDKPVESVTCKTTDCGAPKPAQ, via the coding sequence ATGGGCCGAACGCGATCTCTCCTCGCCATTCTGATCCTCCCGAGCTTCGCCTTTGCCACGAGCGCCTGCGGTAGCAGCGACGACTCGGGCGGCGGTGGGAAGTCCGGCACGGGCGGCACAGGTGGTACGGGCGGCACGGGTGGAACCTCGACTGCGCCACCGGCAGAAGGCCCCATCACCACGCTACCCGCCGGCTGGAACGAGTTCGCACCCGGCGGCGCAACAACCTGCGCCAAGGGTGCCAAATACAAGTTCTGGGTGCGGCCCGGCACCGTGAACCGGGTGGTGGTCGACTTCCGCGGTGGCGGTGCGTGCTGGAACACCCTCACTTGCTCGGTCGGTGACTCGATCTACTCCTCGACCGCCGACGCCGATCCTTGGATGAGCGACGAGACCAAGGCACAGGGCATCTACGACCACAGCCGTGGCGACAATCCCTTCAAGGACTGGCACCACGTTCTCCTCGCCTACTGCACCGGTGATGTGCACTGGGGCGACTCGAAGCAGGTCTACAGCCCCGGCGCGCCGCTAGAGACCAGCATTGAGCACCGCGGCGCAATCAACGCCCAAACCGCGCTCGACTGGGTCTACGAAAACGTCCCTTCCCCCGACAAGGTCATGGTCACCGGTTGCAGTGCTGGAGGATATGGGTCGATCTTCTGGTCCGGCTTCGTGAAGAACCACTACAAGAGTGCGAGCGTCTACCACTTCTCCGACAGTGCGGCCGGCATCATCACCGACACCTTCTTCCAGGAGAGCTTCCCCGCCTGGAACGCCAAGACGACCTTCCCGAGCTTCATCGGGGTGGACCCCGCGACGTTCACCTCGTTGCCCGAGCTGTACGTGGCGATCGGCAAGACGTTCCCGGACATGTTCTACTCACAGTTCAACACCACCTACGACGCGACCCAGCACTCCTATTTCAAGGCGATGGGCGGCGGCGACGAGAACGACTGGTCTCAGAAGATGCAGGCCAATCTCGCGACCATCTCGGCGGCCGGGGGCAACTTCCGCTCGTTCATGGCGGCCGGCTCTCAGCACTGCGTGCTCGGCAACGCGAACTTCTACGACATGGAAGTCGGCGGCACGAAGCTGGTGAGCTGGCTGACCGATGCCGTCCAAGACAAACCCGTCGAGAGCGTGACCTGCAAGACCACGGACTGCGGCGCACCGAAGCCGGCGCAGTGA
- a CDS encoding PD40 domain-containing protein, producing MTSRFSHSSLSALGLLAFALAGCGSEGSGGGGSGAGGVGATGGTGAAGGFGGGGVGGVGATGGTGGVSGGTGGATGGTGGAAGGGGAAGSGGAAGSGGATGGAAGTGGATGGTGGATGGTGGATGGTGGATGGTGGASGGTGGATVTSPELYFWGDFDTPGKENVGAYQGTTKSVLALSGLAGGDNIYDVAPSPDGTKIAVAGRDTPSSNPVLNVYAKDGSGAPTTVATGKPSSQFQEVSWSPDGKWIAFAAQLNADVAMTLYVVPAAGGTPPKRLSPAVTNAQLQVSSVRWAFSVSSSNAYVAYTGDVVNNGVNGLWVVDALATTPAPVEIVTQTELGGSAGTKDVQALLGWDSLNRIYFKSDFQVDDSFQLYRSSAVGANREQVPGTALKNGGGAVNAQIGSFGFNAAGTKLAFSSDSPTAALYQVFVLDVTQTTAAAVTSISATPASGTSYGPDFFSPISWSPDGSKLAVVADWPGAPGAADNAYGAWILPASGTPAATLVLGAPTSTTLDVDQLAFSKDGTRLFVRGDLGTDTQKELYVTSDFTTANQTPASKLLEAAPAGGTVQSMIVAP from the coding sequence ATGACTTCTCGTTTCTCGCATTCGTCGCTCTCGGCCCTTGGACTTCTCGCTTTCGCGCTCGCTGGCTGCGGCAGTGAAGGCTCGGGCGGCGGCGGTAGTGGTGCGGGCGGAGTCGGAGCGACCGGCGGCACCGGCGCCGCCGGGGGATTTGGCGGCGGCGGCGTGGGCGGAGTCGGAGCGACCGGTGGCACGGGCGGTGTGAGCGGTGGCACTGGCGGGGCGACGGGTGGCACTGGTGGAGCAGCGGGTGGCGGCGGCGCGGCGGGTAGCGGCGGCGCGGCGGGCAGCGGCGGCGCAACGGGTGGTGCGGCAGGCACGGGCGGGGCGACGGGTGGCACGGGCGGGGCAACTGGTGGCACCGGCGGGGCGACTGGCGGCACCGGTGGTGCAACGGGCGGAACTGGTGGCGCAAGCGGCGGAACCGGTGGCGCAACCGTGACCTCACCCGAGCTCTACTTCTGGGGCGACTTCGACACCCCCGGCAAGGAAAACGTCGGCGCGTACCAGGGCACGACCAAGAGTGTGCTCGCCCTGTCCGGCCTCGCCGGCGGCGACAACATCTACGACGTCGCGCCATCACCGGACGGAACGAAGATCGCAGTCGCAGGCCGCGATACCCCCTCGAGCAACCCGGTCTTGAACGTCTACGCAAAGGACGGCAGCGGCGCACCCACGACCGTGGCGACAGGCAAACCATCCAGCCAGTTCCAAGAGGTCTCGTGGTCGCCGGACGGAAAGTGGATCGCGTTCGCAGCACAGCTCAACGCCGACGTCGCCATGACCCTGTACGTCGTGCCGGCAGCAGGCGGCACGCCGCCCAAGCGGCTGAGTCCAGCCGTCACCAACGCTCAACTCCAGGTGTCGAGCGTGCGCTGGGCGTTCAGCGTCTCGAGCAGCAACGCCTACGTCGCGTACACCGGTGACGTCGTGAACAACGGTGTGAACGGGCTGTGGGTCGTCGACGCTCTGGCCACCACGCCCGCGCCGGTCGAGATCGTCACCCAGACCGAGCTCGGTGGAAGCGCGGGCACCAAGGACGTCCAGGCGTTGCTCGGCTGGGACTCGCTAAATCGCATCTACTTCAAGAGCGATTTCCAGGTGGACGACTCGTTCCAGCTCTATCGCTCGAGCGCAGTCGGCGCGAACCGCGAGCAGGTCCCGGGCACGGCACTCAAGAACGGCGGCGGCGCCGTGAACGCTCAGATCGGTTCGTTCGGCTTCAACGCTGCGGGCACCAAGCTGGCGTTCTCCTCGGACTCGCCGACGGCCGCCTTGTATCAGGTGTTCGTCCTCGACGTGACGCAGACCACGGCAGCTGCGGTGACCAGCATCTCGGCGACACCAGCTAGTGGGACGAGCTATGGCCCCGACTTCTTCTCACCGATCAGCTGGAGCCCCGATGGCAGCAAGCTGGCCGTCGTCGCCGACTGGCCCGGCGCCCCCGGCGCTGCCGACAACGCCTATGGTGCTTGGATCCTGCCGGCATCCGGGACTCCCGCGGCGACCCTGGTGCTCGGCGCCCCGACCTCCACGACGCTGGACGTCGACCAGCTCGCTTTCTCGAAGGACGGGACACGACTGTTCGTGCGAGGTGATCTCGGAACGGACACGCAGAAGGAGCTCTACGTGACGAGCGACTTCACGACTGCGAACCAGACCCCGGCCTCCAAGCTGCTCGAAGCCGCGCCTGCCGGGGGTACCGTTCAATCGATGATCGTTGCTCCGTGA